The region CAAGGTGTTTGGATCCCATCACCCTCTGGGTCTGGCAGTAGAACCAAAACATCTACAGTTCCTGGTTCTGGATGATAACAAGTCctctgacagcatgaaacagaattTAAAACTGGGTTTGAATATGTTTTAATCCAAACGTGGAATAAATGATAGTGATGAAAAGCTCACTAAAAATACCATATCCGGATCAGAGAGCCAGATGTTCTGGGTGCAGCTCAGCTTTGTTCTTGCTGTTTAAAAGCCAGAAGAAATCAAATCCAAACCGGTTTTGGACCTTTTTATTCTGCGAGTGTTTCACTGGGATTCATTACGCTGGAGAAACGAGCTCCATTATTCAGGACTCCGTCAGCCTGACATTAAAGTTTCATTCCGAGCTGTTTGAGCACATCTGCCGGAGTTTTACCTTTTGTTTGCAGCTCTGCTGTCGGAGGTTCTCCTACGTGTTCCCGCTGGGACGCCAACGAGCACCATGACgacaaaacacactttaggTGAAAGATAATTTGATAAGAAGTTAGAAAAGGAAGTGGAGGGCAGGCTTTTCTATTCATTATTCATCCACCTATTTCTCCAACTGTCATAAACATACAGAAATAGAAAATGTTAAATCTCAAAGTGGGACCCAACAGCAATCTCTCCTCCTGGCGGTTTTTTGAAGATACTACTGCTTTTTTAGTGGCTAAAAGGACATTTTCTAGCGTTCCTTACATCATTTGTAGTGCCGGACCCGTTTGTTAGTCCAGGCAGACCTTACTTGACTAGATGTTAGCAAAATAGTTATACCAGCTATTGGTTAGTAATAGCAGACCGTATCTACCTTTGTAAGATATAAGATAAACATAGCATGTTTAAAAACCTGAGATAGCCTTAAGCTAACTGCGGAAAATGTTGAGTGGACGTGTTTTTAGCAGATTAGATGTTGGAACCTGAGCTAGCTGGAAGTCATAAATGATTAGCACTGATATGAAACCCTGACCTGGATCCACCTCTAAATGTaggatctgccccccccccccatgtctcaAACTCTAATACACTTACAGGTGGCTCCAGGTCAGTGAGTGACACCACCCGAAAGGTTCAGGCGTGTGTACGAACATTTTAATAGATGAATGAGATCGGACACAGCTACATTTGCTTTTTGTCATATACACTTCAAcctatagatttttttttaaataaaacctcaacaaagatttaaaaaaatgaaagcatcaaagccaAACGAAGAACATCTGCAATAGGTCTAAATCTAAGGGACGTTTGAGGGTTTTGAGTGGCAGCTGGTCCTCGGGGAGGGTTTTGAGCCCTGAGCTGTGACTGACAGGCGCGTCTGTCTGCGAGGACACCGGGGCGGCGCTCGGGGCTGTGCACGCGCGTCggtaaccaggagagggcatcTGGAGCCGAGCATCGTCCTCCAACATCCTTCCTGTTGCTACACAACTCACTCCTTCTTCGGTCAGTTTCCCGCAGCCTGCGCCGGTTCTTCCTCTCCGAACCCCTGACCTGGACGGCTGGTCTCTGCCTCTCGCGTGGTCACCCGGCTCGGTTTCATCCTCGCGGCTGACCTGGACCGAACCTTCGCCCGCCTGATGGATTTGAGACCGCAGAACGGCGCCTTGACGCCGATGTGATGAGGTTCCGGGCTGCGTCCGTCCCGCCGCTGCAGCTCGCTCAGGTTCGCGTGGATGTGTCGCGGTGACCAGGTGCACCGCAGCCTCAGGTGGAGGCGCCGCTTCCGGACCCGCAGCCACCTCCGACAGGTGTGCAGCCGCGCGCACATCGGCGGCGACTCGTGTACAGTCTGCGCAAATTCGCGGTGAAGACGCGCGCGCTGCGTCCAACTGTTGGACAGAACGCCGAACAAGCATGTCGCGTGTCCCGAAGCACGAGGAGAAGAAACGCGCGAATATGGGTAAGGTCCGCGAGGCGCGGGTGTTTAATTACAGCTGACCGATACTTCCGGTCGCTGCCTGAAGGGTCGCGAGGTTTTCTATCAAATATCAAAGGAATATTACAGTAGCAAAGTGTTAAAATGCACCAAAGTTACATATATTTTGACGTTTGTGTGGATAATTAAAATGATGCTGATTATAAGTGACTCACTTTGAGTGGCTgagatgaaaataataataacaaatagCAGTTTGAGGGGATTTCACCTGTCTTAATATTTGACTTCACTAACTTAAGTTATTAAATGAATGATTGTTGGTCAATAATGAGACTATGAGCCACACCATCGTTGTCTCCACAGTGATCCCAGATTTTGGGATGATCAGTATTGTAGTCTTTATTCTGAatctccttttatttttttttttacaaattttcCAGGACTCACTTTATctttcctctccaggtctccttGAACTTTTCCACTGGCTTGTGTTCGCTGTGGTGGCGCCCTTTTGGGCGCTCGCCATTCCAAATGTCATCCGCGAGCGTCCCTGCCCCCAGAGCTGCCGATGCGATGGGAAAATAATTTACTGTGAGTCCAATGCCTTCCGGGATGTTCCGAGTAATGTGTCCGTGACGACGCAGGGGCTCTCGCTGCGCTACAACAGCCTGGCCCACCTCCGCTCGCGCCAGTTTGCTGGTCTGAGCCAGCTAGTTTGGCTCTACCTCGACCACAACTACATCGGCACGGTCGACGGACAGGCCTTTCACGGCATTCgcaagctgaaggagctgatcCTCAGCTCCAACAAGGTCACGCAGCTGGAGAACAGCACTTTCCACGACGTTCCCAACTTAAGGAATTTGGATCTTTCCTACAACAAGCTGCAGACTCTGCAGCCGAATCAGTTTCGGGGTCTGCGGAAGCTTCTGAGTTTGCACCTGAGGTCCAACTCTTTGAAAACCGTCCCGATGCGAGTTTTCCTCGATTGCCGCAATCTGGAGTTCCTCGACATCGGCTACAACCGGCTGCGGAGCCTCACGCGCAACGCCTTCGCCGGACTCCTCAAGCTCACCGAGCTGCACCTGGAACACAACCAGTTCTCCAAGATCAACTTGGCCCACTTTCCCCGCCTGACCAACCTGAGGGttctgttcctgcagtggaacCGCATTAAGGTGCTGACCCAGGGTCCGCCCTGGATGTGGACCTCCTTGCAGAAGCTGGACCTGTCAGGAAATGAGCTCCAGGTCCTGGAGCCCAGCACGTTTCAGTGTCTCCCAAACCTCCAGACCCTGAACCTGGACTCCAACAAACTGAGCAACATATCTCAGCAGACTCTGGAGGTCTGGATCTCCCTGACCTCCATCAGCCTGGCCGGTAACCTGTGGCTCTGCAACCCCAACATCTGCCCCCTTGTTACCTGGATCCAGGCTTTCAAAGGCAACAAGGAATCCACCGTGATCTGTTCCGGTCCCAAGGAGGCTCAAGGGGAGAAAGCCACCGATATAGTGGAGACGTATAACATCTGCAGACCCACGCAGGTCCCCTCCACGACGTCTCCACGCACGCCCGCGCTGCAGACGGAGCAGCGGCCGCCGGCGCCCACGCCGGAACCTGCGGCAACAGGAGGCGAGCTCCAGAACATGACGGCGACCCCGTCCGGCTCCGCCACCGACCCCTCGCCAGACAGCGAGTACATATCCTTCCACAAGATTGTTGCCGGCAGCGTTGCCCTCCTGCTGTCGGTGGCCATCATCCTCTTGGTCATCTATGTGTCGTGGCGGCGCTACCCCAGCAGCatcaggcagctgcagcagcattccTCCACCAAGAAGCACCCGAAGAAGTCCCGGGACGTGGAGCGCTCCCTGGGCTCGCCGCTGCAGGAGTATTACGTGGACTACAAGCCGGCGCACTCAGAGACCATGGACGTGTTGGTCAACGGGACGGGGCCTTACACTTATACCATCTCGGGCTCTAGGGAGTGTGAGGTATGACCCGCCAAAGCCACCAAAGGCACCAGCAGAGGTACGTTCCTACAGCCTCTTCGTCCTGGACTCTCCCAGGtcctgttagccgttagcacaACAATGAGACGCTCTGCTCTCGTGGTGGCTCCAGTGGTTCAGGAAACGCCGCAGTGCAGAATCTTATTCTTCATGTCTGGGCTGGAAGAGTGTTTTTCTTGGTCACTTTCAGGTTATTTATGTAGGAAATGATGGGAAATGTGTTGTAGTATGTGTGTCAAACATGCAGCTTGTTATGCGTGGCtgcttttgtgttgatgttAATGTTAAATCTGGTTCCAGCTAACGGGAGCGCTAACCACAGTCTTAGGTAACAGGTATCTGCGCTCCAAAAAAAATCAAGGAAAACCTTGAGAATCAAATTCATAATCGTCAGCATAAAAGGTGCGAACCAACAGGGGTGAACGGGTTTACTTTCCAGTGGTAGTGATGAGAAAAATCAGCATTGTGTGTATAAAACAAACAATTAGCAACAGATGCGATGAGCATCGGATGAAAGGGGGATTGATTGTTGCTGGTAGCTGTTTGTCAGGGTCTCTGTGGGAGTTTGTTCACAGCAGCAACTCTTTCACTAACGACACCTCgttgctccagcagctgctggtttgtctgttttcctccatcCTGCAAAACTCTCACACAGCAAGTGTGCAAATATTAGCATTCTTAGCGGTTGAACAATAAAGTTCCTCCAGCTATGGCTCCGATTTAACTCATTAGCAGAACTTAGCCGACGCCTGCAGCCAAAATAACAGGCGAACGGAGCGTTGGGACTCGCGTTACAGTGGGATCCGACACATCTGGAGCTCAGAAACATCCGTCTCTTCTCTCCGGCTTGATGAGGCACTTTTAGGCTGgctgctctttttctcttctctaatTCCGTCCATCCATCTCGCTTTGTCCGGTAGCTTTTCACGCAGTGGCAGATTGTTTAAGTGTGATTAACAGAACGTCCTGCGCTGGGAAAGATGCCTTGGACGGCGTCGGATTTCTGCATCGTCAGAGTAACAGAGCTAACCTGAACTCCGGTCGCTCTCATAAATCACCTCCTCGTGTCCTGTAGCACCAACAACTTCTAATGTGTTCATCAGCCAAATTAAATCTGGCACATTATCACTCCTGCGCGTGCTTTAATGGTGGTGCTAACGGCTTTTGCAGGCTGGAAGACCTTTTTAACCTGTTTGTGTCAACGCCAGATGCTCTTCAAACCCTTTTCTGTGTAGTGTTCAACAACAGTGTTAGCATTCTCCACATTTCAGCTAACGAGTGCTAGCAACAGGGTAAAGATTCAGCCTCCTGCACACAGCTAACAGGCTCTTAGCTGCATTTTTAATTAGACTGATCTGTAATCAGCGCATGTCCAGGCTGGAGGGCTAAATTTGTTCTCACAGATTTCCCCCAGAACAGCGAAGACACCAAAGCCACACTGAGCATCTTttgagccacttcctgttagcgCGTCAGCTCCAGAGGAGACGCCAGCTGAAAGCTGAAGTGGatttctgtcctgcaggagtCAAGACGAGattctcttcctctgctgcggttagcaggctaatgctaatcagGAAAAGCCCGTCAGAGCTGCTGGAACATGTCCACATTGACCTGAACTAAACCTCCCTTCAAAGGCAGAAACCTGGGAAAGACCCCGGCTCCGTGTGGGCGGAGTCATCTCAGCTAACGAGACTTGATCAGATGAGTCGTGAGGAAGTTGCTTAAAGTCGCCGTCTGTGTTTGCTGAGAGCAAATCCTGCAGCTGGCGCAGAGCTTGAATGTAAAAACACTTCTGTTGGTTTCAGAGCACAAACATTCTTTTAAAACATCGTCAACCCGGAAGGGAGGCAGCGAGCACTCGCCAACACGGCAGCTTGGGTTTCATCGGCGCGCCGAGCCACAGACTGGGCCACAGACTGGGCCACAGACTGGTGTGAGGACCGACTGACGGCTCAGTATTTGCTGCCGGCTCGTCAGTAGAGGTGAACCACACGGGCAAAGTTTGGTTCTGCTAGCATGAGTCGGCAATAAAGACACTAGCCAGGACCATGTGGTTCTTCAGCAGGGCCTCATCCATTCACCCCAAAGGTTCCCTTACGGATCTTTTTAAGACTGAACTATTTGGTCCATTATTTTACCATAAAGAACATCAAATGTTTCACCTTTAAGGTTCTGTCTAAAAGCTGAGATACAATCAAGGTTCTAGGCATGTTTGGATGTTCTGTGACGGGTTCTAGATGTTCTATGACAGGTTCTAGATGTTCTATGACAGGTTCTAGGTGTTCTATGATGGGTTCTAGATGTCCTATGACAAGTTCTAGATGTTCTATGACGGGTTTTAGATGTTCTATGACAGGTTCTAGATGTTCTATGACAGGTTCTAGATGTTCTATGACAAGTTCTAGATGTTCTATGACAGGTTCCAGATGTTCTATGACGGGTTCTAGATGCTCTATGACAAGTTCTAGATGTTCTATGACGGGTTCTAGATGTTCTATGACAGATTCTAGATGTTCTGTGACAGGTCTTAGATGTTCTATGACGGGTTCCAGATGTTCTATGACAGGTTCTAGATGTTCTATGATGGGTTCTAGATGTTCTGTGACAGGTTCTAGATGTTCTATGACAGGTTCTAGATGTTCTATGGTGGGTTCTAGATGTTCTTTGATGGGTTTTTGAGGTTCTGCGGCAGAATCCAGAGAAGTGGAACAAGAAGAGATTGTTAGAACCTCAGAGTGACCCCTAATGTCACAGTTTTCTGGAAACATGGTTTTAGTAGAACATCTTTATTTTACAGAGGAAGATTTTTGCTGGTTCTGGAAAACATTCCGAGTTTGACGAGAAAGGAACGTCGGGTGAGGATTTGATTGACGGCGCCGTTGCCTTAAATACGCTGTTGCGGTTCTTCACATGAGCTGTGGAAGGTGTTGGAGTGAGTCGGAACATCGCTGAGGGACAGAAAAACAATTATAAAAATTGATCTGTGAGGAGCATTTCTATCCAAACTAATACGGAAGGCAGAAAGAGCAGGGAGATAAATCAGACTAATTCATCCTTTCACTCCGTCCTGCAGCCACACGCTAACcctgatgaatatttaatgtgaTATCAAAACTTCCCTCGTCTTCAAGGCCGTTCTCCTCCGGCAGCGTGAATCAGCCAAAACGAATTTTTCTGTTAATTAGCAGAAGCTTTGATGGAAATCCAACCGAAAGCCGCCGAGATATTTCTGGACAAAAGGcgcctgagcagcagctctcaACGGCTTCAGCAGAGCTTCACAGACGGTCCCATGCTATGGTTAGCATTTAGCCTCGGTAGCATGTTCGCGAGCGGAGGGGAAGGACACCCTGGGGGTCATTTGATAGCATCTACTGCCATAGACGGCGTCTCCGCTCATCTTTTTACCGTCAGAGATTAAAATACTCCCACACCAAAGTCTTTTGAAGCTCTGAATAAAGTTTAAATTCTAAAGGATCTAAATTAAAAATGTGCCTCTCCATCTGCGAGGATCTGATGTTTATCTGCTGGCAGCCTTCAGCTAATCTGCTTTTTCCTGCGCACAAACGTTCTTCCTGAAAACTGTGTCGGTGGATGCGAGTCTGACACGAGGAGGCGAGTCTCATCTGAAAATGCCGCACACACGGGCCGGAAAAGCGTCTCGGGCCAGTAGGAGTGAGTCAGACCGCCAGCGGAtcccagcggagcggagtcattattcctgcagctgctcagggtCGCCGTCCGTACACAGCCGCAGcttagctaaatgctaatgtggATGTCTAAGACTCAGTAACTGTTCTGTAACTGTTTGCGTGTTGGGGTTTGTGTTGGAACGGAGACGGAGGCGCTAA is a window of Takifugu flavidus isolate HTHZ2018 chromosome 5, ASM371156v2, whole genome shotgun sequence DNA encoding:
- the LOC130526322 gene encoding leucine-rich repeat transmembrane neuronal protein 4-like isoform X1 translates to MSRVPKHEEKKRANMGLLELFHWLVFAVVAPFWALAIPNVIRERPCPQSCRCDGKIIYCESNAFRDVPSNVSVTTQGLSLRYNSLAHLRSRQFAGLSQLVWLYLDHNYIGTVDGQAFHGIRKLKELILSSNKVTQLENSTFHDVPNLRNLDLSYNKLQTLQPNQFRGLRKLLSLHLRSNSLKTVPMRVFLDCRNLEFLDIGYNRLRSLTRNAFAGLLKLTELHLEHNQFSKINLAHFPRLTNLRVLFLQWNRIKVLTQGPPWMWTSLQKLDLSGNELQVLEPSTFQCLPNLQTLNLDSNKLSNISQQTLEVWISLTSISLAGNLWLCNPNICPLVTWIQAFKGNKESTVICSGPKEAQGEKATDIVETYNICRPTQVPSTTSPRTPALQTEQRPPAPTPEPAATGGELQNMTATPSGSATDPSPDSEYISFHKIVAGSVALLLSVAIILLVIYVSWRRYPSSIRQLQQHSSTKKHPKKSRDVERSLGSPLQEYYVDYKPAHSETMDVLVNGTGPYTYTISGSRECEMFQRRRCLPTAGRSS
- the LOC130526322 gene encoding leucine-rich repeat transmembrane neuronal protein 4-like isoform X2, which gives rise to MSRVPKHEEKKRANMGLLELFHWLVFAVVAPFWALAIPNVIRERPCPQSCRCDGKIIYCESNAFRDVPSNVSVTTQGLSLRYNSLAHLRSRQFAGLSQLVWLYLDHNYIGTVDGQAFHGIRKLKELILSSNKVTQLENSTFHDVPNLRNLDLSYNKLQTLQPNQFRGLRKLLSLHLRSNSLKTVPMRVFLDCRNLEFLDIGYNRLRSLTRNAFAGLLKLTELHLEHNQFSKINLAHFPRLTNLRVLFLQWNRIKVLTQGPPWMWTSLQKLDLSGNELQVLEPSTFQCLPNLQTLNLDSNKLSNISQQTLEVWISLTSISLAGNLWLCNPNICPLVTWIQAFKGNKESTVICSGPKEAQGEKATDIVETYNICRPTQVPSTTSPRTPALQTEQRPPAPTPEPAATGGELQNMTATPSGSATDPSPDSEYISFHKIVAGSVALLLSVAIILLVIYVSWRRYPSSIRQLQQHSSTKKHPKKSRDVERSLGSPLQEYYVDYKPAHSETMDVLVNGTGPYTYTISGSRECEV